From the Prunus dulcis chromosome 4, ALMONDv2, whole genome shotgun sequence genome, one window contains:
- the LOC117623888 gene encoding phytochrome E-like isoform X2 has protein sequence MELESRERGTATFSSSATSNMMPNKNNTTTSGTAKRDKSIAQYNADAGILAEYEQSTASGKSFNYSRSVLYPPESVPEEQISVYFSRIQRGALVQSFGCMLAIEEPTFRIIGYSENCFELLGLDSLFESKQLKGLIGIDSRTLFTPSSGASLAKAAASREISLLNPIWVYSRSTQKPFYAILHRIDVGIVIDLEPARSGDPALSLAGAVQSQKLAVRAISRLQSLPGGDIGVLCDTVVEDVQKLTGYDRVMVYKFHEDDHGEVVSEIRRADLESYLGLHYPATDIPQAARFLFKQNRVRMICDCNANPVKIIQSEELKQPLCLVNSTLRSPHGCHRQYMANMGSIASLVMAVIINGNDSTKLWGLVVCHHTSPRYVPFPLRYACEFLMQAFGLQLYMELQLAAQLAEKKVLRTQTLLCDMLLRDAPSGIVTQSPSIMDLVKCDGAALYYGGTCWLLGVTPTESQVKDIAEWLLSNHGDSTGLSTDSLAEAGYPGAPLLGDAVCGMATARASSKDFLFWFRSHTAEEVKWGGAKHHPEAKDDGGRMHPRSSFKAFLEVVKSRSLPWEVSEINAIHSLQLIMRDSFQDMEESVSKAINNAHQSDTEMQPQGIDELSSVACEMVKLIETASVPIFGVDSAGLINGWNTKMAELTGLQDSEAMGKSLANEIVCEDSREAVEDLLCRALQGEEDRNIELKLRNFGHSQHNSVVYVVANTCTSRNHAKNVVGVCFVGQDITCEKVVMDKFIRLQGDYKAIIQSLNPLIPPIFASDENACCSEWNAAMEKLTGWTRDDVIGKMLPGEIFGGFCRLKGQDTLTKFMIILYQGISGQDIEKFPLGFFDRKGNFVEVILTASKRTDGGGNIIGCFCFLQISLPDLQQPLEGHKQEGREGFSKLKELTYMRQEMKNPLNGIRFTHRLLQNTTISEYQKQFLDTSDACERQIMTIIEDMNMRSIEEGSVKLNMEEFVLGNILDAIVSQSMISLREKNLQLFHEIPEEVKSLSLHGDQIRLQLVLSDFLLNVVNHAPSPDGWVEIKILPGLKLIQDGNNCIRLQFRMTHPGQGLPAALIRDMFEGGNRWTTQEGLGLNLSRKLLNRMNGQVQYVREHDKCYFLIDLEFKTRKERQRVSVSQADMSTMS, from the exons ATGGAGCTcgaaagcagagagagaggcaCCGCCACATTCTCATCCTCAGCTACCAGCAACATGATgcccaacaaaaacaacactACCACTAGCGGCACCGCCAAAAGAGACAAGTCAATTGCTCAGTACAATGCAGATGCTGGCATTTTAGCTGAATATGAGCAGTCTACTGCGTCTGGTAAGTCCTTTAACTATTCAAGATCAGTGCTTTATCCTCCAGAATCTGTACCTGAAGAGCAAATAAGTGTCTATTTCTCGAGAATCCAAAGGGGTGCTCTTGTTCAATCCTTTGGTTGTATGCTTGCAATTGAAGAACCCACTTTTAGAATTATCGGTTATAGTGAGAATTGCTTTGAGTTGTTGGGTTTGGATAGTCTCTTTGAGTCAAAACAATTAAAGGGTCTAATTGGAATTGATTCTAGAACCTTGTTTACACCTTCTTCCGGGGCTTCACTGGCCAAAGCTGCTGCGTCCAGGGAGATATCATTGTTAAACCCAATTTGGGTTTATTCTAGGAGTACCCAGAAGCCATTTTATGCTATATTGCATAGAATTGATGTGGGAATTGTGATTGATTTGGAGCCTGCTAGGTCTGGTGATCCTGCATTGTCGCTTGCAGGCGCTGTGCAGTCACAGAAACTTGCGGTTCGGGCAATTTCTAGGCTTCAGTCTCTCCCTGGAGGAGATATTGGTGTGTTATGTGATACAGTTGTGGAAGATGTTCAGAAGCTTACTGGATATGACAGAGTTATGGTTTACAAGTTCCATGAGGATGATCATGGTGAAGTTGTGTCTGAAATCAGAAGGGCAGATTTAGAATCCTATTTGGGTTTACATTATCCTGCCACGGATATCCCTCAAGCTGCCCGTTTCTTGTTCAAGCAGAATCGTGTACGCATGATTTGTGATTGCAATGCAAATCCAGTTAAAATCATTCAAAGTGAAGAACTAAAGCAGCCTCTGTGCTTGGTCAATTCAACCCTCCGGTCACCACATGGCTGCCACAGACAGTACATGGCCAACATGGGATCCATTGCCTCATTGGTGATGGCAGTTATTATCAATGGTAATGATTCGACGAAGCTTTGGGGGTTGGTAGTGTGCCACCACACTTCACCCCGTTATGTCCCTTTCCCTCTTCGCTATGCTTGTGAGTTTCTTATGCAGGCATTTGGGCTGCAGCTGTACATGGAGCTTCAATTGGCAGCACAGTTGGCTGAAAAAAAGGTTCTCAGAACACAAACCTTGCTTTGTGACATGCTCCTCCGGGATGCCCCATCAGGTATTGTGACCCAATCTCCTAGTATAATGGATCTTGTGAAGTGTGATGGGGCTGCATTGTATTATGGCGGGACATGTTGGTTGTTAGGTGTAACTCCAACTGAATCACAGGTTAAAGATATAGCAGAGTGGCTGCTAAGTAATCATGGGGATTCCACAGGTCTGAGTACCGATAGTTTGGCAGAAGCTGGTTACCCTGGTGCACCTTTACTGGGTGATGCAGTCTGTGGTATGGCTACTGCAAGAGCCAGTTCAAAGgatttcttgttttggttCAGGTCTCACACTGCAGAGGAAGTCAAATGGGGAGGAGCTAAGCATCATCCAGAGGCTAAGGATGATGGTGGAAGGATGCACCCAAGATCATCATTTAAAGCTTTTCTTGAAGTAGTTAAAAGTAGAAGTTTGCCTTGGGAGGTCTCTGAAATTAATGCCATCCACTCTTTACAGCTCATAATGAGAGACTCGTTTCAGGATATGGAAGAAAGTGTTTCTAAGGCAATAAATAATGCTCATCAGAGTGATACTGAAATGCAGCCTCAGGGGATAGATGAACTCAGTTCTGTGGCATGTGAAATGGTTAAATTGATTGAGACAGCTTCAGTTCCGATTTTTGGGGTTGATTCAGCTGGTCTCATCAATGGATGGAATACAAAGATGGCTGAATTGACAGGATTACAAGATAGCGAAGCTATGGGGAAGTCCCTAGCTAATGAAATTGTTTGTGAGGACTCACGGGAAGCTGTTGAAGATCTTTTATGCAGAGCCTTACAAG GTGAGGAGGACAGGAATATTGAGTTAAAACTGAGAAATTTTGGGCACTCTCAGCATAACTCGGTTGTCTATGTTGTAGCCAACACTTGCACAAGTAGGAATCATGCAAAGAATGTTGTTGGTGTATGCTTTGTGGGTCAAGATATTACTTGTGAAAAAGTTGTTATGGATAAATTCATCCGTTTGCAAGGCGATTATAAGGCTATTATACAGAGTCTTAACCCATTGATTCCACCCATATTTGCATCTGATGAGAATGCCTGCTGCTCTGAATGGAATGCAGCCATGGAAAAGCTTACTGGTTGGACAAGAGATGACGTTATTGGTAAAATGCTTCCTGGGGAAATCTTTGGAGGTTTCTGTCGGCTGAAAGGTCAAGATACACTGACTAAATTTATGATTATATTGTACCAAGGAATCAGTGGTCAAGATATTGAGAAGTTTCCACTTGGGTTTTTTGATAGAAAAGGGAACTTTGTTGAGGTGATCTTAACAGCAAGCAAGAGGACTGATGGAGGTGGAAATATAATTGGTTGTTTCTGCTTCTTGCAAATATCTTTGCCTGACCTGCAGCAGCCCTTGGAAGGACACAAACAAGAGGGTAGAGAAGGCTTTTCAAAACTAAAGGAATTAACATACATGCGACAAGAGATGAAAAATCCTTTAAATGGTATTCGGTTTACGCACAGACTACTTCAAAATACAACTATTTCAGAATATCAGAAGCAATTTCTTGACACTAGTGATGCATGTGAAAGACAAATCATGACAATCATCGAGGATATGAATATGAGAAGCATAGAGGAAGG TAGCGTGAAGCTGAACATGGAAGAATTTGTCTTGGGAAACATTTTGGATGCCATTGTTAGTCAATCAATGATCTCATTGAGGGAAAAGAATCTGCAGCTTTTTCATGAGATTCCAGAAGAAGTTAAATCACTATCTTTGCATGGGGATCAAATCAGGCTGCAGTTGGTCTTGTCTGATTTCTTGCTCAATGTAGTGAATCATGCACCTTCCCCAGATGGCTGggttgaaattaaaattttaccTGGTCTAAAGTTAATACAGGATGGCAACAATTGTATCCGTTTACAGTTCAG AATGACTCACCCCGGTCAAGGCCTTCCGGCTGCGCTTATCCGAGATATGTTCGAGGGAGGAAATCGATGGACTACGCAGGAAGGGCTTGGCCTAAATCTGTCCAGGAAACTTCTGAATAGAATGAATGGTCAGGTTCAGTATGTTAGAGAGCATGACAAATGTTACTTCCTCATTGACCTTGAATTTAAAACCAGGAAAGAAAGGCAGAGGGTTTCAGTGTCACAGGCCGATATGAGCACAATGTCTTAA
- the LOC117623888 gene encoding phytochrome E-like isoform X1, with translation MELESRERGTATFSSSATSNMMPNKNNTTTSGTAKRDKSIAQYNADAGILAEYEQSTASGKSFNYSRSVLYPPESVPEEQISVYFSRIQRGALVQSFGCMLAIEEPTFRIIGYSENCFELLGLDSLFESKQLKGLIGIDSRTLFTPSSGASLAKAAASREISLLNPIWVYSRSTQKPFYAILHRIDVGIVIDLEPARSGDPALSLAGAVQSQKLAVRAISRLQSLPGGDIGVLCDTVVEDVQKLTGYDRVMVYKFHEDDHGEVVSEIRRADLESYLGLHYPATDIPQAARFLFKQNRVRMICDCNANPVKIIQSEELKQPLCLVNSTLRSPHGCHRQYMANMGSIASLVMAVIINGNDSTKLWGLVVCHHTSPRYVPFPLRYACEFLMQAFGLQLYMELQLAAQLAEKKVLRTQTLLCDMLLRDAPSGIVTQSPSIMDLVKCDGAALYYGGTCWLLGVTPTESQVKDIAEWLLSNHGDSTGLSTDSLAEAGYPGAPLLGDAVCGMATARASSKDFLFWFRSHTAEEVKWGGAKHHPEAKDDGGRMHPRSSFKAFLEVVKSRSLPWEVSEINAIHSLQLIMRDSFQDMEESVSKAINNAHQSDTEMQPQGIDELSSVACEMVKLIETASVPIFGVDSAGLINGWNTKMAELTGLQDSEAMGKSLANEIVCEDSREAVEDLLCRALQGEEDRNIELKLRNFGHSQHNSVVYVVANTCTSRNHAKNVVGVCFVGQDITCEKVVMDKFIRLQGDYKAIIQSLNPLIPPIFASDENACCSEWNAAMEKLTGWTRDDVIGKMLPGEIFGGFCRLKGQDTLTKFMIILYQGISGQDIEKFPLGFFDRKGNFVEVILTASKRTDGGGNIIGCFCFLQISLPDLQQPLEGHKQEGREGFSKLKELTYMRQEMKNPLNGIRFTHRLLQNTTISEYQKQFLDTSDACERQIMTIIEDMNMRSIEEGSSVKLNMEEFVLGNILDAIVSQSMISLREKNLQLFHEIPEEVKSLSLHGDQIRLQLVLSDFLLNVVNHAPSPDGWVEIKILPGLKLIQDGNNCIRLQFRMTHPGQGLPAALIRDMFEGGNRWTTQEGLGLNLSRKLLNRMNGQVQYVREHDKCYFLIDLEFKTRKERQRVSVSQADMSTMS, from the exons ATGGAGCTcgaaagcagagagagaggcaCCGCCACATTCTCATCCTCAGCTACCAGCAACATGATgcccaacaaaaacaacactACCACTAGCGGCACCGCCAAAAGAGACAAGTCAATTGCTCAGTACAATGCAGATGCTGGCATTTTAGCTGAATATGAGCAGTCTACTGCGTCTGGTAAGTCCTTTAACTATTCAAGATCAGTGCTTTATCCTCCAGAATCTGTACCTGAAGAGCAAATAAGTGTCTATTTCTCGAGAATCCAAAGGGGTGCTCTTGTTCAATCCTTTGGTTGTATGCTTGCAATTGAAGAACCCACTTTTAGAATTATCGGTTATAGTGAGAATTGCTTTGAGTTGTTGGGTTTGGATAGTCTCTTTGAGTCAAAACAATTAAAGGGTCTAATTGGAATTGATTCTAGAACCTTGTTTACACCTTCTTCCGGGGCTTCACTGGCCAAAGCTGCTGCGTCCAGGGAGATATCATTGTTAAACCCAATTTGGGTTTATTCTAGGAGTACCCAGAAGCCATTTTATGCTATATTGCATAGAATTGATGTGGGAATTGTGATTGATTTGGAGCCTGCTAGGTCTGGTGATCCTGCATTGTCGCTTGCAGGCGCTGTGCAGTCACAGAAACTTGCGGTTCGGGCAATTTCTAGGCTTCAGTCTCTCCCTGGAGGAGATATTGGTGTGTTATGTGATACAGTTGTGGAAGATGTTCAGAAGCTTACTGGATATGACAGAGTTATGGTTTACAAGTTCCATGAGGATGATCATGGTGAAGTTGTGTCTGAAATCAGAAGGGCAGATTTAGAATCCTATTTGGGTTTACATTATCCTGCCACGGATATCCCTCAAGCTGCCCGTTTCTTGTTCAAGCAGAATCGTGTACGCATGATTTGTGATTGCAATGCAAATCCAGTTAAAATCATTCAAAGTGAAGAACTAAAGCAGCCTCTGTGCTTGGTCAATTCAACCCTCCGGTCACCACATGGCTGCCACAGACAGTACATGGCCAACATGGGATCCATTGCCTCATTGGTGATGGCAGTTATTATCAATGGTAATGATTCGACGAAGCTTTGGGGGTTGGTAGTGTGCCACCACACTTCACCCCGTTATGTCCCTTTCCCTCTTCGCTATGCTTGTGAGTTTCTTATGCAGGCATTTGGGCTGCAGCTGTACATGGAGCTTCAATTGGCAGCACAGTTGGCTGAAAAAAAGGTTCTCAGAACACAAACCTTGCTTTGTGACATGCTCCTCCGGGATGCCCCATCAGGTATTGTGACCCAATCTCCTAGTATAATGGATCTTGTGAAGTGTGATGGGGCTGCATTGTATTATGGCGGGACATGTTGGTTGTTAGGTGTAACTCCAACTGAATCACAGGTTAAAGATATAGCAGAGTGGCTGCTAAGTAATCATGGGGATTCCACAGGTCTGAGTACCGATAGTTTGGCAGAAGCTGGTTACCCTGGTGCACCTTTACTGGGTGATGCAGTCTGTGGTATGGCTACTGCAAGAGCCAGTTCAAAGgatttcttgttttggttCAGGTCTCACACTGCAGAGGAAGTCAAATGGGGAGGAGCTAAGCATCATCCAGAGGCTAAGGATGATGGTGGAAGGATGCACCCAAGATCATCATTTAAAGCTTTTCTTGAAGTAGTTAAAAGTAGAAGTTTGCCTTGGGAGGTCTCTGAAATTAATGCCATCCACTCTTTACAGCTCATAATGAGAGACTCGTTTCAGGATATGGAAGAAAGTGTTTCTAAGGCAATAAATAATGCTCATCAGAGTGATACTGAAATGCAGCCTCAGGGGATAGATGAACTCAGTTCTGTGGCATGTGAAATGGTTAAATTGATTGAGACAGCTTCAGTTCCGATTTTTGGGGTTGATTCAGCTGGTCTCATCAATGGATGGAATACAAAGATGGCTGAATTGACAGGATTACAAGATAGCGAAGCTATGGGGAAGTCCCTAGCTAATGAAATTGTTTGTGAGGACTCACGGGAAGCTGTTGAAGATCTTTTATGCAGAGCCTTACAAG GTGAGGAGGACAGGAATATTGAGTTAAAACTGAGAAATTTTGGGCACTCTCAGCATAACTCGGTTGTCTATGTTGTAGCCAACACTTGCACAAGTAGGAATCATGCAAAGAATGTTGTTGGTGTATGCTTTGTGGGTCAAGATATTACTTGTGAAAAAGTTGTTATGGATAAATTCATCCGTTTGCAAGGCGATTATAAGGCTATTATACAGAGTCTTAACCCATTGATTCCACCCATATTTGCATCTGATGAGAATGCCTGCTGCTCTGAATGGAATGCAGCCATGGAAAAGCTTACTGGTTGGACAAGAGATGACGTTATTGGTAAAATGCTTCCTGGGGAAATCTTTGGAGGTTTCTGTCGGCTGAAAGGTCAAGATACACTGACTAAATTTATGATTATATTGTACCAAGGAATCAGTGGTCAAGATATTGAGAAGTTTCCACTTGGGTTTTTTGATAGAAAAGGGAACTTTGTTGAGGTGATCTTAACAGCAAGCAAGAGGACTGATGGAGGTGGAAATATAATTGGTTGTTTCTGCTTCTTGCAAATATCTTTGCCTGACCTGCAGCAGCCCTTGGAAGGACACAAACAAGAGGGTAGAGAAGGCTTTTCAAAACTAAAGGAATTAACATACATGCGACAAGAGATGAAAAATCCTTTAAATGGTATTCGGTTTACGCACAGACTACTTCAAAATACAACTATTTCAGAATATCAGAAGCAATTTCTTGACACTAGTGATGCATGTGAAAGACAAATCATGACAATCATCGAGGATATGAATATGAGAAGCATAGAGGAAGG CAGTAGCGTGAAGCTGAACATGGAAGAATTTGTCTTGGGAAACATTTTGGATGCCATTGTTAGTCAATCAATGATCTCATTGAGGGAAAAGAATCTGCAGCTTTTTCATGAGATTCCAGAAGAAGTTAAATCACTATCTTTGCATGGGGATCAAATCAGGCTGCAGTTGGTCTTGTCTGATTTCTTGCTCAATGTAGTGAATCATGCACCTTCCCCAGATGGCTGggttgaaattaaaattttaccTGGTCTAAAGTTAATACAGGATGGCAACAATTGTATCCGTTTACAGTTCAG AATGACTCACCCCGGTCAAGGCCTTCCGGCTGCGCTTATCCGAGATATGTTCGAGGGAGGAAATCGATGGACTACGCAGGAAGGGCTTGGCCTAAATCTGTCCAGGAAACTTCTGAATAGAATGAATGGTCAGGTTCAGTATGTTAGAGAGCATGACAAATGTTACTTCCTCATTGACCTTGAATTTAAAACCAGGAAAGAAAGGCAGAGGGTTTCAGTGTCACAGGCCGATATGAGCACAATGTCTTAA